From Pelotomaculum schinkii, one genomic window encodes:
- a CDS encoding CoA-transferase has translation MAKVITVKEAAELFADGDIILSACFGMVWPEEIGQAIEKRFVETGHPRDMVHLHAAGCIPADCFAHEGMLKWDISSHESTTPKIAKLIQDDKLPAWYMPLGTMLQMYREQGRGMPGVLSKVGLGTFMDERVDAGCLNPSARKITEELKAQNKQFIKYIPDFDGEEYLYYRGLPYTKGIIRATTADENGNVTIENEVYNLELSAVARAVKANGGKVIVQVERLAQGGSLDPKMVKVARNLVDYIVVAEQPENIVHGLWPHGKQKINYWYGLTGRIKVPLSDSLKPMPLDPKKVMVRRACMEAQAGWMCNFGIGLPTFCGSVMAEEGVMDEITMISESGSVGGVPGGGPDFGCHWNVQASVDQGEHFDWFDGTGLDFGVFGLSEAQEDGSINTSFLNGVTLGVGGFANITAGANTALFIGTFTAKGLEETVEDGKLVIKSEGKLKKFVKKCLQLTFDANLAAKNGQKLLYITERCVFERTLEGMVLIEIAPGVDLQKDILDQMEFTPIIPAGGPRLMPAEIFQPVWGNGGLKAVWDVKVK, from the coding sequence TTGGCAAAAGTAATTACTGTTAAAGAGGCAGCGGAACTGTTCGCCGACGGGGACATAATTCTGTCAGCCTGTTTCGGAATGGTATGGCCGGAAGAAATCGGCCAGGCTATCGAGAAACGTTTCGTGGAGACAGGCCATCCCCGTGACATGGTCCATCTTCATGCCGCGGGCTGCATACCGGCGGACTGCTTCGCACACGAAGGTATGTTGAAGTGGGATATTTCTTCGCATGAAAGCACTACTCCCAAAATCGCCAAGCTAATCCAGGACGATAAACTGCCCGCGTGGTATATGCCTTTGGGAACAATGCTGCAGATGTACAGAGAACAGGGCAGGGGCATGCCGGGTGTTCTGTCAAAGGTTGGTCTGGGTACTTTCATGGACGAACGTGTTGACGCAGGGTGCTTAAACCCCAGCGCAAGGAAGATTACAGAGGAATTAAAGGCTCAAAATAAACAATTTATCAAGTACATTCCTGATTTTGACGGAGAGGAATATCTCTACTACAGGGGATTGCCTTACACGAAGGGTATAATCAGGGCTACTACGGCTGACGAAAACGGTAACGTTACGATTGAAAATGAGGTTTATAACCTCGAATTATCCGCCGTTGCGCGGGCAGTAAAAGCGAATGGCGGAAAAGTGATTGTTCAGGTTGAGCGTCTGGCGCAGGGGGGGTCTTTGGATCCCAAAATGGTAAAAGTTGCCCGTAACTTAGTGGACTATATAGTGGTCGCCGAACAGCCCGAAAACATCGTTCACGGCTTATGGCCCCACGGCAAGCAAAAGATTAATTACTGGTACGGTCTCACAGGAAGGATCAAAGTTCCTCTAAGCGACAGCTTAAAGCCGATGCCTCTTGACCCGAAGAAAGTAATGGTAAGGAGAGCCTGCATGGAAGCGCAGGCCGGTTGGATGTGCAACTTTGGTATTGGCCTGCCTACCTTCTGCGGCAGCGTAATGGCTGAAGAAGGCGTTATGGATGAAATCACCATGATTTCCGAATCCGGTTCTGTGGGCGGCGTTCCGGGCGGCGGTCCTGACTTTGGATGCCACTGGAATGTGCAAGCTTCGGTAGACCAGGGCGAGCATTTCGATTGGTTTGACGGAACAGGTTTGGACTTCGGTGTATTCGGATTATCCGAAGCGCAGGAAGACGGTTCAATCAACACTTCATTCTTAAACGGCGTAACTCTCGGCGTGGGCGGATTTGCCAACATCACTGCAGGCGCTAATACTGCTCTGTTCATCGGTACTTTCACTGCCAAGGGCTTAGAGGAAACTGTTGAAGACGGCAAACTTGTTATTAAGAGCGAAGGCAAACTGAAGAAGTTCGTAAAGAAATGCTTACAGTTGACCTTTGACGCCAACTTAGCTGCTAAGAATGGTCAGAAGCTGCTCTATATCACTGAAAGATGCGTATTTGAAAGGACTTTGGAAGGCATGGTGTTGATTGAGATCGCGCCGGGCGTAGATCTTCAGAAGGATATTCTGGATCAGATGGAATTCACTCCGATCATCCCGGCAGGAGGCCCTAGATTGATGCCTGCTGAAATCTTCCAGCCTGTTTGGGGCAACGGCGGCTTAAAGGCTGTTTGGGACGTAAAAGTAAAATAA
- a CDS encoding L-lactate MFS transporter, with protein MDLKTKRWFVLLASVAINLCIGSGYAWSVFAKPMVVLLGCTAAAATLAFTISNSFGPVTMILGGRMQDKFGPKWVIVGGAFLFAGGVFLTGFTTSVTWLYMSYGVLMGLGMGAIYSCTIANTVKFFPDKRGLVSGIATAGYGAGSILVPPLANALIASQGILATFRTLGIAYFIIIVVGSFFVMTAPAGYKPEGWNPPAPTATSTVSGEDKNWNQMLADPMFYVLLIMLTAGAFAGLMIISQASPIAQEVIKVTPAVAAVAVSMIALANTAGRIFWGWISDKIGRYVALTIMYIISGVAVFALTGISSYAAFLIAAMLVGLCFGGIMGIFPALTADMFGSKNNGVNYGIMFSGFAIAGLFGPMTAATVKASHNGDYTIAFIIAACCSVLGIVLTLVVRSKTKKNQEAALAAKA; from the coding sequence ATGGACTTAAAAACTAAAAGATGGTTTGTTTTGTTAGCCAGCGTTGCTATCAACCTTTGTATCGGCTCTGGTTACGCCTGGAGCGTTTTTGCCAAACCGATGGTCGTTTTATTAGGTTGTACAGCTGCTGCAGCGACGCTGGCATTTACCATTTCGAACTCTTTCGGACCTGTCACCATGATTTTAGGCGGAAGAATGCAGGATAAATTCGGGCCGAAGTGGGTCATTGTTGGCGGAGCTTTCCTGTTTGCCGGCGGTGTTTTCCTCACCGGCTTTACCACGTCGGTGACATGGCTGTATATGTCATACGGTGTTTTAATGGGCTTAGGCATGGGGGCTATTTATTCTTGTACCATAGCCAACACTGTCAAGTTCTTCCCTGATAAAAGGGGTCTTGTTTCCGGTATAGCGACTGCCGGATACGGGGCAGGCTCAATTCTAGTGCCGCCTTTGGCTAACGCGCTGATTGCCAGTCAGGGCATCTTGGCAACTTTCAGGACCTTGGGTATTGCTTACTTTATCATCATTGTTGTAGGATCATTCTTTGTTATGACTGCGCCCGCCGGTTACAAGCCGGAAGGCTGGAACCCGCCGGCGCCGACCGCCACCTCGACAGTTTCCGGTGAGGATAAAAACTGGAACCAAATGCTGGCGGACCCCATGTTCTACGTGCTGTTGATTATGCTTACCGCGGGTGCCTTCGCCGGTTTGATGATTATCAGTCAAGCTTCGCCGATTGCCCAGGAAGTCATTAAAGTGACGCCGGCGGTAGCGGCTGTGGCTGTTAGCATGATAGCCCTGGCCAATACCGCAGGACGTATCTTCTGGGGCTGGATATCAGACAAAATCGGACGCTACGTTGCGCTTACGATCATGTATATCATCAGCGGAGTAGCTGTGTTTGCTTTGACCGGCATCTCCTCCTATGCGGCATTCCTTATCGCAGCAATGCTTGTAGGCCTTTGCTTCGGCGGGATTATGGGGATCTTCCCTGCTCTTACCGCTGATATGTTCGGGTCGAAAAACAATGGTGTCAACTACGGGATTATGTTTTCAGGTTTCGCTATTGCCGGTTTGTTTGGTCCGATGACGGCTGCTACAGTTAAAGCGTCTCACAACGGAGATTACACAATTGCCTTTATCATTGCCGCTTGTTGTAGTGTTTTAGGTATCGTATTGACGCTAGTCGTGCGGTCGAAGACTAAAAAAAATCAGGAGGCCGCTTTAGCGGCTAAGGCATAG
- a CDS encoding acyl-CoA dehydrogenase family protein, translating into MNRMFDYTPEQFELQKKVRTFVKKYIDPIARDVDANGELPMSVLKAWKEEGLACLVAPKEVGGPELDTVTCAMILEELGYADLGTATALGANNLCSYTVLLAGNPEQKKKHFGPLLEGNYGAFALTEPNAGSDAGAVSTTARREGNEYVLNGTKCFITQGGVAATYIVFASTDKCKGAKGLSAFIVERDRPGLSAGKVEDKMGIRASNTVELILENVRIPASHLLGNEGDGMKLAMMSLDSGRLMVAAQAVGVAQRALDECVEYVKGRVDNGKPLSAQQSAAFKLADMATAVEAGRQLVYRGAVLKDAHQPYSKHSAMTKLFCTDMAMQVARDAMEIMGSYGYTKDAYIEKVWRDARILSIYEGTNQVQRVVIAGALLKGTGH; encoded by the coding sequence ATGAACCGGATGTTTGACTATACACCTGAACAATTTGAATTGCAAAAAAAAGTCCGCACTTTTGTGAAAAAGTATATTGATCCAATTGCCAGGGACGTCGACGCTAATGGCGAACTCCCGATGTCAGTTTTGAAAGCGTGGAAGGAAGAAGGATTGGCGTGCCTGGTTGCGCCGAAAGAAGTTGGCGGGCCTGAGCTGGATACTGTAACCTGCGCCATGATTTTGGAAGAGCTTGGCTATGCCGACCTTGGGACAGCCACTGCTTTAGGGGCAAACAACCTTTGCTCATATACGGTCTTATTGGCTGGAAACCCGGAACAGAAGAAAAAGCACTTTGGTCCCCTGCTGGAAGGTAATTATGGCGCTTTTGCCCTGACTGAACCGAACGCCGGATCTGACGCGGGCGCTGTTTCTACCACTGCCAGGCGGGAAGGGAACGAGTATGTTTTGAACGGTACTAAGTGCTTTATTACACAAGGCGGGGTGGCGGCCACCTATATCGTGTTTGCTTCGACGGACAAATGCAAGGGAGCTAAGGGGCTGAGCGCCTTTATAGTAGAGCGCGATCGTCCGGGCTTAAGCGCCGGTAAAGTTGAAGATAAAATGGGAATTCGAGCCTCCAACACGGTGGAATTGATATTGGAAAATGTTAGAATACCTGCTTCGCATTTGCTCGGCAATGAAGGTGACGGTATGAAGCTGGCCATGATGTCGCTGGATTCCGGCCGCTTGATGGTGGCTGCCCAGGCTGTCGGGGTCGCTCAAAGAGCTCTTGATGAATGCGTCGAATATGTAAAAGGGCGCGTGGATAATGGTAAGCCGTTGTCGGCCCAACAGTCGGCAGCGTTCAAACTGGCGGACATGGCCACTGCCGTCGAAGCCGGCAGGCAGCTTGTTTACCGGGGCGCTGTATTAAAAGACGCTCACCAGCCTTATTCGAAGCATTCCGCTATGACAAAACTGTTCTGCACCGATATGGCTATGCAGGTCGCAAGAGATGCCATGGAAATCATGGGCTCCTACGGCTATACCAAAGACGCGTATATTGAAAAGGTTTGGCGTGACGCCAGGATCCTGTCCATTTACGAAGGAACAAACCAGGTCCAGAGGGTCGTTATCGCGGGCGCGCTGCTTAAAGGAACCGGGCACTAA
- a CDS encoding acyl-CoA dehydrogenase family protein, translated as MDFNLTEEQQLIKKMARDYGKEQLEPQASEIDRSGLYPAETIKAMAALDFMGMFFPVEYGGAGADFFSYILMVEELSRSCASTGAILATHCSLAANAIFEWGNQEQKEKYLPDMCTGEKLGGFAMYEPGAAPAEGPDKVTAGFAGGKYVLSGKKYYVVNGGVADVYIVFALTNPDAGMKGLSAFIVDAGTPGLTISRQIEKMGLRALQTSEIVFDNVQVPKENLLGAENQGYEIYMGILANSSVAAAAQVIGIAQSALDASINYAKERVQFGGPIARLQTIQWMLAEMAMNVHLVRVATYRVAALIDEGKPYAREAAMTRMFAAKAGVDVCMNALQIHGGYGYGRDMIVERLLRDVKGAIIFDSSNEYPQKIIAGSLLR; from the coding sequence ATGGATTTCAATTTAACAGAAGAGCAACAGTTGATTAAAAAAATGGCCCGGGATTACGGCAAGGAGCAACTGGAACCGCAGGCCTCTGAAATAGACCGTTCCGGGCTTTATCCTGCTGAAACAATTAAAGCAATGGCGGCGCTTGACTTCATGGGCATGTTTTTTCCCGTCGAATATGGCGGAGCGGGGGCGGATTTTTTCAGTTACATTTTGATGGTTGAAGAATTGTCCCGCTCCTGCGCTTCAACAGGAGCAATTTTGGCCACACACTGTTCGCTGGCTGCCAACGCAATCTTTGAGTGGGGCAACCAAGAGCAGAAGGAAAAATATTTGCCGGATATGTGTACAGGAGAGAAACTGGGCGGTTTTGCAATGTACGAGCCGGGCGCCGCGCCTGCTGAGGGTCCGGATAAGGTTACGGCCGGCTTTGCCGGAGGTAAATATGTGTTAAGCGGCAAGAAATATTATGTCGTCAACGGCGGCGTAGCCGATGTGTACATTGTTTTTGCTTTAACCAATCCTGACGCTGGTATGAAGGGACTGAGCGCCTTTATAGTCGACGCGGGTACTCCCGGGTTAACCATCAGCAGGCAGATTGAGAAAATGGGTTTGCGCGCTTTGCAGACATCAGAAATAGTGTTTGACAACGTACAGGTGCCCAAGGAAAACCTGCTCGGCGCTGAAAATCAGGGATATGAGATTTATATGGGCATTCTTGCCAACAGCAGTGTGGCAGCTGCCGCGCAAGTTATTGGCATTGCCCAGTCCGCGCTTGACGCATCAATAAACTATGCCAAAGAACGTGTTCAATTTGGCGGACCAATTGCCCGCTTGCAGACGATACAGTGGATGTTGGCGGAGATGGCCATGAATGTTCACCTGGTCCGGGTGGCGACCTACAGGGTTGCGGCTCTAATTGATGAAGGCAAGCCATATGCCCGGGAAGCGGCTATGACCAGAATGTTTGCGGCAAAAGCCGGTGTAGACGTCTGCATGAATGCGCTGCAAATTCACGGCGGCTATGGTTACGGCAGAGATATGATCGTCGAAAGGCTTTTACGTGATGTGAAAGGCGCAATCATTTTCGACAGTTCCAATGAATATCCGCAGAAGATTATAGCGGGCAGCCTGCTGCGCTGA
- a CDS encoding L-lactate MFS transporter has product MDLKTKRWLVLIASVLINLCIGSGYAWSVFAKPMVAHLSSVTGVAVTAAAATLAFTISNLFGPVTMIIGGSVQDKFGPRWVIFVGAFIFGGGVFLTGFTTSTTWLYLSYGTLMGLGMGLIYSCTIANTVKFFPDKRGLVAGLATAGYGTGSIVVPPLANSMISSMGIMATFRTLGIAYFIIIALGSFFVMTAPPGYKPEGWTPPAPSAGSAVSGVDKTWKQMLSDPIFYVLLLMIMIGAFSGLMIISQASAIAQETTKVTAAVAAVAVSMIALANTGGRLFWGWVSDVIGRYNALTIMYIISAVSVFALTATPSYSLFVVEAMLIALCFGGIMGIFPALTADMFGPKNNGVNYGIMFSGFAIAAYLGPMTAASVRASSGGYVTAFIVAAVISIVGILLTQVVRSKSKKMQEATAKA; this is encoded by the coding sequence ATGGACTTAAAAACTAAAAGATGGCTTGTTTTGATAGCCAGTGTTCTTATCAACCTTTGTATCGGTTCCGGATATGCCTGGAGCGTTTTTGCCAAGCCAATGGTCGCGCATTTATCGTCTGTTACCGGTGTCGCAGTCACTGCCGCTGCAGCGACGCTGGCATTTACCATTTCGAACTTATTTGGTCCTGTCACAATGATCATCGGTGGGAGCGTCCAGGACAAATTTGGTCCGAGATGGGTCATATTTGTCGGGGCTTTCATATTTGGCGGAGGCGTGTTCCTGACCGGTTTTACCACTTCAACCACATGGCTTTACCTGTCGTATGGTACTTTGATGGGTCTTGGCATGGGCTTGATTTATTCGTGCACGATTGCCAATACAGTCAAGTTCTTCCCGGATAAAAGGGGCCTGGTGGCAGGCCTGGCAACTGCCGGCTACGGCACAGGCTCGATTGTAGTGCCGCCGCTGGCAAACTCAATGATTAGCAGTATGGGTATCATGGCTACCTTCCGGACACTCGGGATCGCCTATTTTATCATCATCGCATTGGGTTCATTCTTTGTTATGACAGCGCCCCCAGGTTACAAACCGGAAGGCTGGACCCCCCCTGCCCCCAGTGCCGGTTCGGCAGTTTCGGGGGTTGATAAAACCTGGAAACAAATGCTGTCCGACCCCATTTTTTATGTGCTGTTACTGATGATCATGATCGGCGCCTTTTCCGGTCTGATGATTATCAGCCAGGCTTCTGCAATTGCTCAAGAAACGACTAAAGTAACGGCAGCAGTAGCCGCTGTGGCGGTGAGCATGATTGCCCTGGCCAATACCGGAGGACGATTGTTCTGGGGCTGGGTTTCAGACGTGATTGGACGCTACAATGCCCTTACGATCATGTATATCATCAGCGCAGTGTCAGTCTTTGCTTTGACTGCAACTCCCAGCTATTCGCTGTTCGTGGTGGAGGCTATGTTAATAGCCCTGTGCTTCGGCGGTATTATGGGAATCTTTCCTGCTCTTACTGCTGATATGTTCGGACCGAAGAACAACGGTGTCAACTATGGAATTATGTTCAGCGGTTTTGCCATTGCCGCGTATCTTGGTCCGATGACGGCCGCTAGTGTTAGAGCGTCGAGCGGCGGGTACGTAACCGCCTTTATCGTTGCCGCTGTCATCAGCATTGTCGGTATATTGCTGACGCAGGTGGTTAGATCCAAGTCGAAGAAAATGCAGGAAGCTACCGCTAAGGCATAG